From Thunnus albacares chromosome 22, fThuAlb1.1, whole genome shotgun sequence, the proteins below share one genomic window:
- the znhit1 gene encoding zinc finger HIT domain-containing protein 1: protein MVLEKKASARVEAGQRRVLDEATRQRRLSRQLEALEKDNFQDDPLSSLPPPGPTARLPAFSETEEPEKKKRKTRGDHFKQRFRKNFTTLLEEENLSEKPEPNYLSAAAPPSSLPPRHFCCVCGFPSHYTCTTCGGRYCSSKCLCTHRETRCLKWTL, encoded by the exons ATGGTGCTGGAAAAGAAAGCTTCCG ctCGGGTGGAGGCGGGTCAGCGCAGAGTTTTGGATGAAGCCACCAGACAGAGGAGGCTGAGCAGACAGCTGGAGGCTCTGGAGAAAGACAACTTCCAG GACGAccctctgtcctccctccctcccccaggTCCTACTGCCCGCCTGCCTGCCTTCAGTGAGACAGAAGAACCCG agaagaagaagaggaagacgaGGGGCGATCACTTCAAGCAGCGTTTCAGGAAGAACTTCACGacgctgctggaggaggag AACCTGTCGGAGAAGCCGGAGCCTAACTACCTGTCTGCGGCGGCTCCGCCCTCCTCGCTGCCCCCCCGACACTTCTGCTGCGTCTGCGGTTTCCCTTCGCACTACACCTGCACCACCTGCGGGGGGCGCTACTGCAGCAGCAAGtgtctgtgcacacacagagagaccag gtgtttgAAGTGGACGCTGTAA